The stretch of DNA GATACACATTTTGTTACGAGTGTGTAGTGTATATTGGCTACGTAGATGATTATGTAATCATAGTTAGTCTAGCTAAAGTCCATAAgatcattcattcattagTTAAGTCGTTCTTCCCAATCCAATCCCAGGGGAATTCCAACGTCTATTTATATTCCCGTGAGGAATGTACAACTGCCCACATGTTGTTTTCTCCCATTCTACCTTGTGGGGGGAAGATAAAGACTAGGCAACCCGGAGGCGCAGTCAATGACCACAAGTCGGAGGCTTCACCTTGTCAACCGTTTTATGCTCGTGATGTATTTGCCACTGAACTAAACTAGTATGCAGAACCACACGCCATCATCGTAACACATTTACAACCACAAGATGTGAGTCCTACAAAATCagatttaaaaaaacaactttTTCTGATTGTATTTTAAATCATTCttgttcaatatttttatttgggAGTTTAGTGTTTGAGCTACTAGTGCATACTATAGCGACAGCCCATATATTTTAATCGAATTTTCTTGATATAATGATAACTCAACAATGTGTGTGTGAATCTGCACTGTGTTTTGGAGTGTATTAATATAGGAGGAAAGTTACCACTTCAAGTATACACTTTCAACACTAAGAAACAAATCTAATACCAACACAGTCAATTAGAAAAACTATTTAAACGTTACAAAAGAACATCTAGAAGAATGTTTAGTTTCAAACCTTACTAATCAACCATGAAAACTCCTGCTGTTTTATTTGCACTTTTATGTGTGTTGGTGAAATTTGGTGCTGCTGATTCAATCACTGTTGTCGAGCAACCATATACCTATACTGAAGCAAGTCTGAGTTTCCCTAGTTTACCGGCCCCATCTTCAGTCATGACCTTTGAAGGCTGTGGAGACAGCTCACAAATGGGAATTCTCAGTATTACTGCCTTTTTCTGTGCCATTCTAATTGCATGGAGTGTTTAGAAGTCTATATGAAGCCAAATACTTTAAAAgtattataatatataaaacGAATATGGGCTTGtacaattaaaattaatatattaAGAAGCGATATTACTATAAAGCAACAAATGATTATTTGAGaattctttcaaatcttAATTCGTTGTCAATTGGTAAACCAACCAACACTGAAAGCAAGTTGACTAATTGTTGACGTTGTTTGTTTAATCCGTTGATAGGTTTGAATCCTGGTCTTGCTAATGGAGCCTTGAGCCAGTAAGACAATAAACTAGCAACAGGATACAATTCATCATAATCAGATTTACCAGGACCTTTGACTTGAACTCTAGTTGCAAATTCAGTAGCCACCACCAAGTCAATAATCAATGGTGTAGCAAGCAATGAATCTTCACAAACATTGTGAATACTTATTTTGTTGTGACCACCCAACATTAATTCTGAATAGTATTCATCCATGGCAACTTTAGAATCACCAACAGCTGGCAAGTATTTAATGACGATACAGTGATCAACTTTGTCACCAGATTCCTTGTTGTACAATAATTCGTTGgattcaataatatcatcaacaacagatTGTTTGGAAATTTCCTTAGATCTAAATTGTTTTGGTGATGATAAATTGTAACCGTCATTGTTACCCAAGTGATTATAAGAAGCAATAGAAAGTGGTTTGATACCAGCATCGACCAAGAATTGAGCTAACActgatttaatttttgtttgacCTGACTTGaaatcatcaccaccaatgAATGAGTCGTATTTTTCAGCTAACTCAATAACACCGGGAACAAATGTGTTTTGTGGTGAACCATTAATATATGGAACTTTTTCCAAGATAGAAGCAACGGCAAAGACAGTACTTGGAGCAATTTCTTCGTGTGATTCTTTAATACTCTTGATCAAGTTGTCAGCAGTGTCATTGACATTTGGCAAAACATCAGCATATCTTTCAGTATTAGCAGTccataaaataataacttTATCTAATTCGTTTTTGGCCTTGAAATCTCTGATATCTTTtctgattttttcaacGTCGGCCCATTTATTATCAGTTTTAACTTCACCATTGACTTGGTTAAAAACATTGTTGGCACGTTCACTTTGGTTCAAAGCAATGAAATCAGGGTAGTAGATTGATTCCAAAGGTTTCTTGTTCTCCAAGTATGGATACAACTGCTTTTGTAAAGTAACATCCAAGACTTTAGCTCTCTTCATTGCTTGGTCTAATGGCAAACCACTAATATCCCAACCATCAACAACCAAATCATTTGGGTTAACCATTGGAACAATGGAGTTAAATGGAACGTAAACATCCTCACCAGTTTCTTTATCAACACCGATTTTGACAGTGGATGCTTGAGTAACAGAACCATAGTAATTTGGTTTAACAACACcttctttgttttcaaaagaaatattgtGTTTGTTTGCTAATGTGGCACCTAACAATGTAGTACCGTTGTTACCGCCAATACCGACTAACAATAAACCAACCTTAGGGACTTTTAAATCAACTTTGAATTCATAGTCACTAGCAGTTGGTGTAACGATGAATTTACCATTAGcatctttttcaacaacagaGTTTTCATAAGTAAATTTGGTATATAAATGATCGTCCTTAGTGACAGAATTGGACgatttgaattcaattggtGTGGACATGGTAAAGTAGAATAGTTATTTGTTTGTGAAGGAGATATAAAGTGTTTGTGAATttaaaaagataaaaaagaagaaatagcaaccaaatttcttttcaaaaacttGTGGTTGGAGGAGGGAAATTGACCTTTATTTATAGTTgaacatttttttgttttactaatataataataattgtgtCTAATATACATAGTGTGTAAATTCAACTGTAAACAAATATTGCATTATTTCGGCGAAATTCGCTGAAAATCGGaatcacaaaaaaaatagggGACGGTAGTGGATAAAAGGATGAATGGGGGGAAGTTAGTGCTTAAATATTTGGCTTTTACAAGAACTTTAAGTAAGGGTTTCTATTCAGTTTGTATATATATCCACTTCATTGCTATCTACTTGTTGATCATAATATGTcataaaacaacaacttaTCAATTCATAAACGAATACTGAAAGCATACACAGTTTGTATCGGATAGTTtggatattttgaaatatcacAGGGAAAACAtcttttgatattttttcttgggGAATCCACAAAAGTCGTGTCGATTGTGAGTCTAGATTGTTTGATCCcaacaaaaatttcaacGAGATTTAGGCGAAATTGACAATAGATAAAATTGCAGAATACTGTTAATAATTTGTAAGTAAAttgtatatttttattaaatatttgaGTTTTATAAGGTTAGACGGTGACTATGACACCAATATCTTATATGCTTTTATCACGTATTGGTAATGTATGCTAacatatatacatatacatTGGTGTACTGTCTCGGCGAAAATTAAACTCGTGTccttttttgttgtgtTGGCAatagaagagaaaaaggaGAGCTATAATAACAAAGTTCATTGTGCTTTCGGCGAAAAAAATGAgacaaaaagaatttacTGAATAGGGTAAAAAAAGTTGGAAAGATTAGGCGACGACTGTGTGGTAGATATATTCGTGTAATTCTATTGGTTGAGATTTGTCTTCTTGGTATGGCAACAAAGgtacaaacaacaaatagtACTTACTTGTTTTAGCACCGTAGCCA from Candida albicans SC5314 chromosome R, complete sequence encodes:
- the INO1 gene encoding inositol-3-phosphate synthase (Inositol-1-phosphate synthase; antigenic in human; repressed by farnesol in biofilm or by caspofungin; upstream inositol/choline regulatory element; glycosylation predicted; rat catheter, flow model induced; Spider biofilm repressed), which codes for MSTPIEFKSSNSVTKDDHLYTKFTYENSVVEKDANGKFIVTPTASDYEFKVDLKVPKVGLLLVGIGGNNGTTLLGATLANKHNISFENKEGVVKPNYYGSVTQASTVKIGVDKETGEDVYVPFNSIVPMVNPNDLVVDGWDISGLPLDQAMKRAKVLDVTLQKQLYPYLENKKPLESIYYPDFIALNQSERANNVFNQVNGEVKTDNKWADVEKIRKDIRDFKAKNELDKVIILWTANTERYADVLPNVNDTADNLIKSIKESHEEIAPSTVFAVASILEKVPYINGSPQNTFVPGVIELAEKYDSFIGGDDFKSGQTKIKSVLAQFLVDAGIKPLSIASYNHLGNNDGYNLSSPKQFRSKEISKQSVVDDIIESNELLYNKESGDKVDHCIVIKYLPAVGDSKVAMDEYYSELMLGGHNKISIHNVCEDSLLATPLIIDLVVATEFATRVQVKGPGKSDYDELYPVASLLSYWLKAPLARPGFKPINGLNKQRQQLVNLLSVLVGLPIDNELRFERILK